From a region of the Melospiza georgiana isolate bMelGeo1 chromosome 23, bMelGeo1.pri, whole genome shotgun sequence genome:
- the SNRPE gene encoding small nuclear ribonucleoprotein E, translating to MAYRGQGQKVQKVMVQPINLIFRYLQNRSRIQVWLYEQVNMRIEGCIIGFDEYMNLVLDDAEEIHSKTKSRKQLGRIMLKGDNITLLQSVSS from the exons ATGGCGTACCGCGGGCAGGGCCAGAAGGTGCAGAAGGTGATGGTGCAGCCCATC AACCTGATCTTCCGCTACCTGCAGAAC AGATCCAGGATCCAGGTGTGGCTCTACGAGCAGGTGAACATGAGGATCGAGGGCTGCATCATT ggctttgATGAGTACATGAACCTGGTGCTGGACGATGCTGAGGAAATTCACTCCAAAACCAAATCCAGGAAACAGCTGG GTCGGATCATGCTGAAGGGAGACAACATCACCCTCCTGCAGAGCGTCTCCAGTtag